From a single Apium graveolens cultivar Ventura chromosome 2, ASM990537v1, whole genome shotgun sequence genomic region:
- the LOC141709082 gene encoding enoyl-CoA hydratase 2, peroxisomal-like isoform X2, giving the protein MMRGIGACARNALDEKELKYVYHEDGQKFIKVLPTFAAIYPLGVNVAKIPGLSFDPRLLLHGQQFIEIYKPLPTHGCIRNKTSVVGLHDKGKAAVVEIEVTSYGESSDEPICMNRLTLFLRGAGGFSKSPHPFSYSNYPNNQSLAFKHPKSQPFAVYEECTQPSQALLYRLSGDYNPLHSDPAFAGKAGFSRPILHGLCTLGFAVRAIIRCICGGDPDMVKSISGRLLLHVYPGETLITEMWLEGLSVLYQVKVKERSKTVLSGVVTLNRLASSL; this is encoded by the exons ATGATGAGAG GTATTGGAGCATGTGCAAGAAATGCTTTGGATGAAAAAGAGCTCAAATATGTTTACCATGAAGATGGCCAGAAATTCATCAAG GTCTTGCCAACTTTTGCAGCTATATACCCTCTTGGAGTTAATGTTGCCAAAATACCTGGGTTGTC TTTTGATCCGCGTCTACTATTGCATGGACAACAGTTCATAGAAATCTACAAACCGTTGCCAACTCATGGTTGT ATACGAAATAAGACAAGTGTTGTAGGGTTGCATGATAAAG GTAAAGCAGCTGTTGTTGAAATTGAAGTTACAAGTTATGGAGAGTCATCTGATGAGCCAATCTGCATGAATCG GTTAACTTTATTTTTAAGGGGTGCTGGGGGCTTCTCAAAATCACCACACCCATTTTCTTACTCGAACTATCCCAACAATCAAAGCTTAGCTTTTAAGCATCCAAAAAGTCAGCCTTTTGCAGTTTATGAAGAATGTACTCAGCCCTCCCAG GCGTTGCTATACAGGCTGTCTGGTGACTATAACCCTTTGCATTCTGATCCAGCATTTGCAGGGAAGGCAGG ATTTTCTCGCCCTATACTGCACGGACTGTGCACTCTTGGGTTTGCAGTCAGAGCTATTATTAGATGTATATGTGGAGGCGACCCCGACATGGTTAAAAGCATATCAGGTCGACTACTTCTGCATGTGTACCCTGGAGAAACACTTATAACAGAAATGTGGCTAGAAGGCTTAAG TGTTTTGTATCAAGTAAAGGTGAAAGAACGGAGCAAGACGGTCCTATCTGGTGTGGTGACTCTCAATCGTCTGGCTTCGTCTTTATGA
- the LOC141706462 gene encoding uncharacterized protein LOC141706462, with amino-acid sequence MSSSNPSATGGVAKPNKSLGFVANAIKRKDSFFQLFVMTGILLLSLRSAGQKYRLHELQEDHYALQEEQKSLEDRVGHIKSSLLAEAALEPSGHFASRLRILFGNDNSN; translated from the coding sequence ATGTCATCCTCAAACCCTTCAGCCACCGGCGGCGTCGCAAAGCCAAACAAGTCGCTCGGCTTCGTCGCAAACGCCATAAAAAGAAAAGACAGCTTCTTTCAGCTCTTCGTTATGACCGGAATATTACTCCTCAGTCTCCGATCCGCCGGCCAAAAGTACCGTCTTCACGAACTCCAAGAAGACCACTACGCTCTACAAGAAGAGCAGAAAAGCCTCGAAGATCGTGTCGGCCATATCAAATCTAGTCTCCTTGCTGAAGCCGCTCTCGAACCTTCCGGTCATTTCGCTTCCAGGCTTCGTATTCTGTTCGGTAATGATAATAGCAATTGA
- the LOC141709081 gene encoding uncharacterized protein LOC141709081, whose amino-acid sequence METAADSNHEEPSSKKLKQSQPHKTPKYKRRKIALFFSYCGAGYQGMQKNIGAKTIEADLELALYLSGAIPEQDKDHPKRFDWSRSARTDKGVSAVCQVVSGSFYVDPPGLVDRLNQRLCSQFRVFGFKRVTPSFSAQRFCDRRRYVYLLPVFALGGNCGVAVGSGILSNNVSVFTVGSGILSNNESVLTVGSGILSNNKNVLTVGSSILSNDVSVMSNGSNVDDNAVLKLVEEGNVEGECGVERFSYCGEVKERFNRILKCYEGTHNFHNFTTRIKAEDPSSQRFIVSFCANETVIVDDIEFVKCEVVGQSFMLHQIRKLIGFAVLVMRNIAPESLIEIALRKDINITVPTAPEVGLYLDECFFTSYNKKWKEIHGELSMKDYEREAEEFKIKHIYSHIASTEHKEKVVGLWLQSLNHENYRELSAVASCRTANLENSEVQITNNDDSSELEIAANLKSPEVEVTADRMMLKSSTAEVEVVLE is encoded by the exons ATGGAAACCGCAGCTGACTCAAATCATGAAGAACCATCTTCAAAAAAACTCAAACAATCCCAACCTCACAAGACCCCCAAATACAAGCGCCGCAAAATCGCCCTCTTCTTCAGCTACTGCGGCGCAGGTTACCAAGGGATGCAAAAAAACATAGGAGCCAAAACAATTGAAGCTGATTTAGAACTAGCTCTTTATCTTTCCGGCGCTATACCTGAACAAGACAAGGACCATCCAAAACGTTTTGATTGGTCTCGCTCTGCTCGTACTGATAAAGGCGTTAGTGCTGTTTGTCAAGTTGTGTCCGGGAGTTTTTATGTCGATCCTCCTGGTTTAGTTGATCGGCTGAACCAGCGTTTGTGTTCGCAGTTTCGCGTGTTTGGGTTTAAGCGTGTCACTCCCTCGTTTAGTGCTCAGAGGTTTTGTGATCGGCGGAGATATGTTTATTTGCTTCCTGTCTTTGCGCTTGGTGGGAATTGCGGTGTCGCGGTTGGTTCAGGCATTTTATCGAACAATGTGAGTGTGTTCACGGTTGGTTCAGGCATTTTATCGAATAATGAGAGTGTGTTGACGGTTGGTTCAGGCATTTTATCGAATAATAAGAATGTGTTGACGGTTGGTTCAAGCATTTTATCGAATGATGTGAGTGTGATGAGTAACGGAAGTAATGTCGATGACAATGCAGTGTTGAAATTGGTTGAGGAGGGTAATGTTGAGGGGGAATGTGGTGTGGAGAGGTTTAGTTATTGCGGGGAAGTGAAGGAGAGGTTTAATAGGATTTTGAAATGTTATGAAGGGACgcataattttcataattttactACCAGGATAAAAGCTGAGGATCCGTCTTCTCAGCGTTTTATTGTTTCGTTTTGTGCTAATGAGACTGTGATTGTTGATGATATTGAGTTTGTTAAATGTGAAGTTGTGGGGCAGAGTTTTATGCTACATCAGATTCGGAAGTTGATTGGTTTTGCGGTTTTGGTGATGAGGAATATCGCTCCTGAGTCATTGATTGAAATTGCTCTTCGGAA GGATATTAATATAACTGTGCCTACGGCTCCTGAAGTTGGATTGTATCTGGATGAATGCTTCTTCACGTCCTACAACAAGAAATGGAAAGAAATTCATGGAGAACTGTCGATGAAAGATTATGAGAGGGAGGCCGAGGAGTTCAAAATCAAGCATATATATTCTCACATTGCTTCCACTGAACATAAAGAAAAAGTTGTCGGCCTTTGGCTGCAATCTCTGAACCATGAAAATTATCGTGAATTAAGTGCAGTGGCCAGTTGCAGGACTGCTAATTTGGAGAATTCTGAAGTGCAGATAACAAATAACGACGACAGTTCTGAACTTGAGATTGCTGCCAATCTAAAAAGTCCCGAAGTTGAGGTAACAGCTGATCGAATGATGCTGAAATCAAGCACAGCTGAAGTGGAGGTCGTTCTGGAATGA
- the LOC141709080 gene encoding L-ascorbate oxidase homolog produces the protein MRVELAVLLCLCVAFLGIVEAEDPYRFFSWNVTYGDIYPLGVRQQGILINGQFPGPDIHSVTNDNLIINVFNSLNQPFLLSWSGIQQRRNSFVDGVYGTTCPIPPGRNYTYILQVKDQIGSFYYFPSLAFHKAAGGFGGIRILSRPRIPVPFDEPAGDYTVLIGDWYKSNHTDLKAHLDAGKKLPFPDGVLINGRGPNGGSFNVEQGKTYRLRICNVGLEHSLNFRIQGHKMKLVEVEGTHTLQTSYSFLDVHVGQCYSVLVTADQPSQDYYIVASTRFTSQVLTGTAILKYSNSAGPVSGPPPGGPTIQIDWSLNQARTIRTNLTASGPRPNPQGSYHYGMIPLSRTIRLSSSAGQIGGKQRYGVNSVSFVPADTPLKLADYFNIEGVFRVNSISPNPTGGGLYLDTSVLGTDYRAFVEIVFENTEDIIQSWHIDGYSFFVVGMDGGQWNSGSRNNYNLRDAIARTTIQVYPMSWTAIYVALDNVGMWNIRSEFWARQYLGQQFYMRVYAGTNSIRDEYPIPKNARLCGRASGRHTRPL, from the exons ATGCGGGTTGAATTAGCTGTTTTGTTATGTTTGTGTGTGGCCTTTTTGGGCATTGTTGAAGCAGAGGATCCGTACAGATTCTTTAGCTGGAATGTTACTTATGGTGATATCTATCCTCTCGGCGTTCGCCAACAG GGGATTTTGATCAATGGGCAGTTCCCTGGACCAGACATTCATTCAGTTACTAATGATAATCTCATTATTAATGTCTTTAACAGCTTAAACCAGCCTTTTCTTCTCTCCTG GTCTGGGATTCAGCAGAGGAGAAATTCATTTGTGGATGGAGTTTACGGAACAACTTGTCCAATACCTCCTGGCAGAAACTATACATATATCCTACAAGTCAAGGATCAGATTGGAAGCTTTTACTACTTCCCTTCTCTTGCATTCCACAAAGCAGCTGGTGGTTTTGGAGGCATTAGAATTCTTAGCCGTCCCAGAATCCCTGTCCCATTCGATGAACCTGCTGGCGATTACACTGTCCTTATCGGAGATTGGTACAAGTCCAACCACACG GATTTGAAGGCACACCTGGATGCTGGTAAGAAGTTACCGTTTCCTGATGGCGTTCTTATCAATGGACGGGGACCTAATGGAGGCTCTTTTAACGTTGAACAAG GAAAAACTTACAGGCTGAGAATATGCAATGTTGGACTGGAACATTCTCTCAATTTCCGCATTCAAGGGCACAAGATGAAACTAGTAGAGGTGGAAGGAACACATACATTGCAAACATCCTATTCCTTCCTAGACGTTCATGTTGGGCAATGTTACTCGGTGCTAGTCACAGCTGACCAACCGTCTCAAGACTACTACATTGTTGCATCCACTCGTTTCACCTCTCAAGTCCTCACCGGTACTGCTATTCTCAAGTACAGCAACTCTGCAGGTCCAGTCTCAGGCCCACCTCCTGGTGGACCTACCATCCAGATTGATTGGTCTTTGAACCAGGCCCGGACTATCAG GACTAATCTTACAGCAAGCGGACCAAGACCTAACCCACAAGGCTCGTACCATTATGGTATGATACCTCTTAGCAGAACTATTAGACTGTCCAGTTCAGCTGGTCAAATTGGTGGCAAGCAGAGATATGGAGTCAACAGTGTCTCTTTTGTGCCAGCTGACACTCCCTTAAAGCTCGCTGACTACTTCAACATTGAAGGAGTTTTTCGCGTTAATAGCATATCTCCCAACCCCACTGGCGGGGGCTTGTACCTTGACACTTCTGTCTTAGGCACTGACTACAGAGCCTTCGTCGAGATTGTGTTTGAAAATACAGAAGACATCATCCAGAGCTGGCACATTGACGGATATTCTTTCTTCGTAGTAGG AATGGATGGAGGGCAGTGGAACTCAGGTAGCAGAAACAATTACAATCTCCGCGATGCAATTGCACGGACCACAATTCAG GTGTACCCCATGTCATGGACCGCGATTTATGTGGCTCTTGACAATGTAGGAATGTGGAACATCAGATCGGAGTTTTGGGCACGACAATACCTGGGACAACAGTTCTATATGCGAGTTTATGCTGGAACCAACTCAATAAGAGATGAATACCCCATTCCTAAGAATGCTCGGCTGTGTGGCAGGGCCTCAGGACGACACACTCGACCCCTTTAA
- the LOC141709083 gene encoding putative alpha-amylase 2 — protein MGYVEFDESLQQVDPVAVIRNGKEILLQAFNWESHKHDWWKNLDSKVSDIAESGFTSAWLPPPSNSFAPEGYLPQNLYSLDSSYGSESMLKALLHKMRQHKVRPMADIVINHRIGTTQGHGGRYNRYDGIPLAWDEHAVTSCTGGLGNRSTGDNFDGVPNIDHSKIYVRKDIIGWLRWLRNTVGLQDFRFDFARGYSAQYVKEYIEGAKPVLSVGEYWDSCNYHGHRLDYNQDSHRQRIINWLDGAGQLSTAFDFTTKGILQEAVKGELWRLRDPAGKPPGVMGWWPSRAVTFLDNHDTGSTQAHWPFPANHIMEGYAYILTHPGMPSVFYDHFFDWGKSIHDQIKKLIEIRKRQDVHSRSSIRILEAQSNVYAAIIGEKLCMKIGEGSWCPAGREWTLATSGNRYAVWQK, from the exons ATGGGTTATGTT GAGTTCGATGAAAGCCTTCAACAGGTTGATCCTG TGGCAGTTATAcggaatgggaaagaaattttaTTGCAG GCTTTCAACTGGGAGTCTCACAAACATGACTGGTGGAAAAATTTGGATTCTAAAGTTTCTGATATTGCAGAGTCTGGGTTTACGTCAGCCTGGTTACCACCACCAAGCAATTCCTTTGCACCTGAAG GTTACCTTCCACAAAATCTTTATTCTCTTGATTCCTCATATGGTTCTGAGAGCATGTTAAAAGCTTTACTTCATAAGATGAGGCAACATAAAGTTCGGCCAATGGCTGACATAGTCATCAATCATCGTATTGGAACTACCCAGGGACATGGTGGAAGGTATAATCGCTACGATGGAATTCCATTAGCATGGGATGAACACGCAGTTACATCTTGTACTGGTGGATTG GGTAATCGAAGTACTGGAGACAACTTTGACGGGGTTCCAAATATTGATCACTCAAAAATTTATGTACGAAAAGATATTATCGGATGGCTAAGATGGCTACGCAATACTGTTGGTTTACAAGATTTTCGTTTTGATTTTGCAAGAGG CTATTCAGCACAGTATGTGAAGGAGTATATCGAAGGTGCTAAGCCAGTATTATCTGTTGGGGAGTACTGGGACTCATGCAACTACCATGGTCATCGCTTGGACTATAACCAAG ATAGTCATAGGCAACGGATAATCAATTGGCTTGATGGGGCAGGGCAGCTCTCGACTGCCTTTGATTTCACCACGAAAGGAATTCTTCAG GAAGCTGTCAAAGGGGAATTATGGCGTTTGCGTGATCCTGCAGGGAAGCCGCCAGGTGTGATGGGCTGGTGGCCTTCTAGAGCTGTTACTTTCCTTGATAACCATGATACTGGCTCAACTCAG GCACATTGGCCTTTTCCTGCAAATCATATCATGGAG GGCTATGCATATATTCTCACCCATCCAGGGATGCCTTCAGTTTTTTATGACCATTTCTTTGATTGGGGTAAATCCATTCATGACCAGATCAAAAAGCTG ATTGAAATTAGGAAGCGTCAAGACGTACACAGCCGATCATCCATCAGGATTCTGGAGGCTCAGTCAAATGTTTATGCTGCAATAATTGGAGAGAAATTGTGCATGAAGATTGGTGAAGGATCATGGTGCCCTGCAGGCAGGGAATGGACACTTGCGACCAGTGGCAACAGATACGCAGTCTGGCAGAAGTAG
- the LOC141709082 gene encoding enoyl-CoA hydratase 2, peroxisomal-like isoform X1, with protein MEQSTSLINPELVVNYKFPERTFTYDERDATLYALGIGACARNALDEKELKYVYHEDGQKFIKVLPTFAAIYPLGVNVAKIPGLSFDPRLLLHGQQFIEIYKPLPTHGCIRNKTSVVGLHDKGKAAVVEIEVTSYGESSDEPICMNRLTLFLRGAGGFSKSPHPFSYSNYPNNQSLAFKHPKSQPFAVYEECTQPSQALLYRLSGDYNPLHSDPAFAGKAGFSRPILHGLCTLGFAVRAIIRCICGGDPDMVKSISGRLLLHVYPGETLITEMWLEGLSVLYQVKVKERSKTVLSGVVTLNRLASSL; from the exons ATGGAACAAAGCACTTCTCTGATCAACCCTGAGCTTGTAGTCAATTACAAGTTCCCTGAG AGGACATTCACTTATGATGAGAG AGATGCAACCTTGTATGCACTAGGTATTGGAGCATGTGCAAGAAATGCTTTGGATGAAAAAGAGCTCAAATATGTTTACCATGAAGATGGCCAGAAATTCATCAAG GTCTTGCCAACTTTTGCAGCTATATACCCTCTTGGAGTTAATGTTGCCAAAATACCTGGGTTGTC TTTTGATCCGCGTCTACTATTGCATGGACAACAGTTCATAGAAATCTACAAACCGTTGCCAACTCATGGTTGT ATACGAAATAAGACAAGTGTTGTAGGGTTGCATGATAAAG GTAAAGCAGCTGTTGTTGAAATTGAAGTTACAAGTTATGGAGAGTCATCTGATGAGCCAATCTGCATGAATCG GTTAACTTTATTTTTAAGGGGTGCTGGGGGCTTCTCAAAATCACCACACCCATTTTCTTACTCGAACTATCCCAACAATCAAAGCTTAGCTTTTAAGCATCCAAAAAGTCAGCCTTTTGCAGTTTATGAAGAATGTACTCAGCCCTCCCAG GCGTTGCTATACAGGCTGTCTGGTGACTATAACCCTTTGCATTCTGATCCAGCATTTGCAGGGAAGGCAGG ATTTTCTCGCCCTATACTGCACGGACTGTGCACTCTTGGGTTTGCAGTCAGAGCTATTATTAGATGTATATGTGGAGGCGACCCCGACATGGTTAAAAGCATATCAGGTCGACTACTTCTGCATGTGTACCCTGGAGAAACACTTATAACAGAAATGTGGCTAGAAGGCTTAAG TGTTTTGTATCAAGTAAAGGTGAAAGAACGGAGCAAGACGGTCCTATCTGGTGTGGTGACTCTCAATCGTCTGGCTTCGTCTTTATGA